The following proteins are co-located in the Gordonia polyisoprenivorans genome:
- a CDS encoding ATP-binding cassette domain-containing protein, with protein MIHARGLVQTFHTGRGKQKREVRAVDGVDLDIAEGEVVGFLGPNGAGKTTTLRMLTTLLRPTAGTATVNGYDVVRDAVMVRRSIGYVSQAGGTFSQAQAGDEVVDHGMLYGMSRADATRRGKALFEQLQLDGLWERMPKNMSGGQKRRLDIAMGLVHDPALVFLDEPTTGLDPQARANLWEHIRRLRTEHGATIFLTTHYLDEADELSDRILIIDNGRIVAADTADNLKSRVSGDLVDLEISDAAQVSTAAAKLATIAGSVETLDRHVRGRVQHAGRHIPSLLRELTSESIELDSIEIIRPTLDDVFLTMTGRSLRDAEAATENAAETEIENEGVLR; from the coding sequence ATGATCCATGCACGAGGTCTCGTGCAGACCTTCCACACCGGGCGCGGCAAACAGAAACGAGAGGTTCGCGCGGTCGACGGGGTCGACCTCGACATCGCCGAGGGTGAGGTCGTCGGCTTCCTCGGACCCAACGGTGCAGGCAAGACGACGACGCTGCGAATGCTGACCACGCTGCTACGGCCCACCGCGGGCACCGCCACGGTCAACGGCTACGACGTGGTGCGCGACGCGGTGATGGTGCGGCGGAGCATCGGCTACGTGTCGCAGGCCGGCGGAACGTTCAGCCAGGCGCAGGCCGGGGACGAGGTCGTCGATCACGGCATGCTCTACGGCATGTCGCGCGCCGACGCCACACGGCGCGGCAAGGCACTCTTCGAGCAGCTGCAACTCGACGGACTCTGGGAACGCATGCCCAAGAACATGTCCGGCGGTCAGAAGCGGCGCCTCGACATCGCCATGGGACTCGTTCACGACCCGGCCCTGGTGTTCCTCGACGAGCCGACCACCGGCCTCGACCCGCAGGCCCGGGCCAACCTGTGGGAGCACATCCGGCGGCTGCGCACCGAACACGGGGCGACGATCTTCTTGACGACGCACTACCTCGACGAGGCCGACGAACTCTCGGATCGCATCCTCATCATCGACAACGGCCGGATCGTGGCGGCCGACACCGCGGACAACCTCAAGTCGCGGGTGTCCGGTGATCTCGTCGACCTCGAGATCTCCGACGCCGCCCAGGTGTCCACCGCGGCCGCCAAACTGGCGACCATCGCGGGCTCGGTGGAGACCCTCGACCGCCACGTTCGAGGTCGGGTGCAGCACGCCGGCCGTCACATCCCGTCGTTGCTCCGTGAATTGACCTCGGAATCCATCGAATTGGACTCCATCGAGATCATCCGACCAACCCTCGACGACGTCTTCCTCACCATGACCGGCAGATCGTTGCGCGACGCCGAAGCCGCGACGGAGAACGCCGCGGAGACCGAGATCGAGAACGAAGGAGTACTGCGATGA
- a CDS encoding ABC transporter permease: MTFLRESHIVFRRQIRMNLRNPAWVVIGVLQPVLYLVLFGPLLKPLVAQFPGGADNPYTFLVPGLLVQLGMFGAMFAGFSLIGEWREGVIEAERVTPASRTAMLTGRLMRDLLQLFVQALILVLLGWAMGMRGSVIGVIVGIVITLLIGGACAAASNALALTTKSEDVMAPVINMVLMPVLLLSGILLPMTLGPAWLQRLSDFMPFRWIVDGVRDTFGGDIATMAVLWSVLAAAILAALGTWWGTSVFRKENA, translated from the coding sequence ATGACCTTCCTGCGTGAATCCCACATCGTCTTCCGCCGCCAGATCCGGATGAACCTGCGCAATCCCGCATGGGTGGTCATCGGGGTCCTGCAGCCGGTGCTCTATCTCGTGCTGTTCGGACCGCTGCTCAAACCCCTCGTAGCCCAATTCCCCGGTGGCGCAGACAATCCCTACACCTTCCTGGTGCCCGGCCTGCTCGTGCAGCTCGGCATGTTCGGGGCGATGTTCGCCGGATTCAGCCTCATCGGCGAATGGCGAGAAGGCGTCATCGAGGCCGAGCGGGTGACTCCGGCGAGCCGCACCGCGATGCTCACCGGCCGGTTGATGCGTGACCTCCTGCAACTGTTCGTGCAGGCGCTGATCCTGGTACTGCTCGGCTGGGCGATGGGGATGCGCGGCTCGGTGATCGGGGTGATCGTCGGCATCGTCATCACGCTACTCATCGGCGGGGCCTGCGCGGCGGCGTCGAATGCGTTGGCGCTCACCACCAAGAGCGAGGACGTGATGGCGCCGGTGATCAACATGGTGTTGATGCCGGTACTGCTGCTCTCGGGCATTCTGCTGCCGATGACCCTCGGCCCGGCCTGGTTGCAGCGGCTCAGCGACTTCATGCCCTTCCGCTGGATCGTCGACGGCGTCCGCGACACCTTCGGCGGTGACATCGCGACGATGGCGGTGCTGTGGTCGGTGCTCGCCGCGGCGATTCTCGCGGCACTCGGGACCTGGTGGGGGACATCGGTGTTCCGGAAGGAGAATGCCTGA
- a CDS encoding beta-ketoacyl-ACP synthase III: MTVIADKTGVNNIGMLGIGAYRPERVVTNDEICEHIDSSDEWIYTRTGIKTRRFARRDEDVTQMSVAAGRTAIANALLSGSDIDAVILATNTHLLLTPAGATKVATELGCNGVPAFDVTVGCAGFGYAMALASDMVRGGSATHVLVIGAEQLSVTLDMTDRGNCFIFGDGAGAVVVGPTEDQQLGPVIWGSDGSQYDAIRQDIDWVTFLDGDRVQRPYVRLQGTAVFRWAAFEMGKAAQRALEAAKIGTEDLDVFVPHQANSRINELLAKSLHLPERTVVANDIEYTGNTSAASIPLAMEDLLSTGKAKPGDTALLLGFGAGLSYAAQVVKMPPVPFE, translated from the coding sequence ATGACCGTGATCGCCGACAAGACCGGTGTGAACAACATCGGGATGCTCGGAATCGGCGCGTACCGCCCCGAGCGCGTCGTGACCAACGACGAGATCTGCGAGCACATCGATTCCTCCGACGAGTGGATCTACACCCGCACCGGCATCAAGACCCGCCGATTCGCGCGGCGCGACGAAGACGTCACTCAGATGTCGGTCGCGGCCGGCCGCACGGCGATCGCCAACGCGCTGCTGTCGGGGTCCGACATCGATGCGGTGATCCTCGCGACCAACACCCACCTGCTATTGACGCCGGCCGGTGCGACCAAGGTTGCCACCGAACTCGGCTGTAACGGCGTCCCGGCCTTCGACGTGACCGTCGGCTGCGCCGGCTTCGGCTACGCGATGGCGCTGGCATCGGACATGGTGCGCGGCGGAAGTGCCACCCACGTGCTGGTCATCGGTGCCGAGCAGCTGTCGGTGACGCTGGACATGACCGACCGCGGCAACTGCTTCATCTTCGGTGACGGCGCCGGCGCCGTGGTCGTCGGACCGACCGAGGACCAGCAGCTCGGCCCGGTGATCTGGGGTAGCGACGGTTCGCAGTACGACGCGATCCGTCAGGACATCGACTGGGTCACCTTCCTCGACGGCGACCGCGTTCAGCGCCCCTACGTGCGACTTCAGGGCACCGCCGTCTTCCGGTGGGCCGCGTTCGAGATGGGTAAGGCCGCCCAGCGCGCCCTCGAGGCCGCCAAGATCGGCACCGAGGACCTCGACGTCTTCGTTCCGCATCAGGCGAACTCGAGGATCAACGAACTGCTCGCCAAGAGCTTGCACCTGCCCGAGCGCACCGTCGTCGCCAACGACATCGAGTACACCGGCAACACCTCGGCGGCGTCGATCCCACTCGCGATGGAGGATCTGCTCTCCACCGGAAAGGCCAAACCCGGCGACACCGCGCTGCTGCTCGGATTCGGCGCAGGCCTGAGCTACGCGGCCCAGGTCGTCAAGATGCCGCCGGTGCCGTTCGAGTAG